The Conexivisphaera calida genome includes a region encoding these proteins:
- a CDS encoding MBL fold metallo-hydrolase, whose product MRIAEGIHVIDGTNANVYVIETDAGIVQVDSAMRGQFGRIRSFYGPLGRGPSAVVVTHSHMDHIGELASVVATYGPVVYAHPEEILVIEGRRPMYSRSALIRLVGALVKPRPVAGVLDVHGFSAPGMRVLDTPGHTPGSITLVYEREGERYLFVGDAAFEGGGALRVNRRFSVDVEAAERSLELIERMSPALVLPGHGKPVRI is encoded by the coding sequence GTGCGCATAGCCGAGGGAATCCACGTGATCGACGGCACGAACGCGAACGTGTACGTCATCGAGACGGACGCCGGAATCGTCCAGGTGGACTCAGCCATGAGGGGGCAGTTCGGGAGGATCCGCTCCTTCTACGGGCCGCTGGGCCGGGGACCGAGCGCCGTGGTCGTCACGCACTCGCACATGGACCACATAGGGGAGCTGGCCTCGGTCGTCGCGACCTACGGGCCCGTCGTCTACGCGCACCCGGAGGAGATACTCGTCATCGAGGGCAGGAGGCCCATGTACTCGCGCTCCGCGCTCATCCGCTTGGTCGGTGCACTCGTGAAGCCCAGGCCGGTGGCCGGCGTCTTGGACGTCCACGGATTCTCGGCCCCCGGGATGAGGGTGCTGGATACCCCGGGCCACACGCCCGGGAGCATAACGCTGGTCTACGAGAGGGAGGGGGAGAGGTACCTATTCGTCGGGGACGCCGCATTCGAGGGCGGCGGAGCGCTGCGCGTGAACAGGAGGTTCTCCGTGGACGTGGAGGCGGCGGAGCGCTCGCTCGAGCTAATAGAGCGGATGTCGCCGGCGCTCGTCCTCCCGGGCCACGGGAAACCCGTGAGGATATGA
- a CDS encoding ABC transporter permease: MGVLSKLYAYLYLRGFRVWASYRTQAVLTMLSWVLPVFTYYFTGTALGNQLVSKLGMGAGNYTSFFVVGLAFQGYVSSTIATVSQRLRNEQLYGTLEYYVLSPSGVLGFLVYSSIWGFALNSVSAAVILAVGAALGVRFLPSGMLAASMMIALLMISTFGIAAMSGAVVMVTKQGNPISFFFSTFTTLMGGVVFPAAALPWYLRYVSYGIPLTWALEGLRGALLYGEGLWELLPFIAVLAVFAAVTVPLGLLSYRLAFDRARRDGTLSQY, from the coding sequence ATGGGGGTCCTGTCTAAGCTCTACGCATACCTCTACCTGAGGGGGTTCAGGGTCTGGGCCAGCTACAGGACCCAGGCTGTGCTGACAATGCTGAGCTGGGTCCTCCCGGTCTTCACCTACTACTTCACGGGGACCGCGCTCGGGAACCAGCTCGTCTCGAAGCTGGGGATGGGGGCCGGCAACTACACGTCCTTCTTCGTGGTGGGGCTCGCCTTCCAGGGCTACGTGTCGTCCACGATAGCCACCGTCAGCCAGAGGCTGAGGAACGAGCAGCTCTACGGCACGCTCGAGTACTACGTGCTCTCCCCCTCCGGGGTCCTGGGATTCCTCGTCTACTCGTCCATATGGGGGTTCGCGCTGAACAGCGTGAGCGCCGCCGTGATACTGGCGGTGGGCGCCGCGCTCGGCGTCAGGTTCCTTCCGTCCGGGATGCTGGCGGCTTCGATGATGATAGCGCTCCTGATGATCTCCACGTTCGGCATCGCCGCGATGTCCGGCGCCGTCGTCATGGTGACGAAGCAGGGGAACCCAATCTCGTTCTTCTTCTCGACGTTCACGACCCTAATGGGTGGCGTGGTTTTCCCGGCCGCCGCGCTCCCGTGGTACCTGAGGTACGTGAGCTACGGGATCCCACTCACCTGGGCCCTCGAGGGCCTCAGGGGCGCGCTGCTCTACGGCGAGGGACTGTGGGAGCTCCTCCCGTTCATCGCGGTGCTGGCCGTGTTCGCCGCCGTCACGGTGCCGCTCGGGCTCCTGTCCTACAGGCTGGCGTTCGACCGCGCCAGGAGGGATGGCACCCTCTCCCAGTACTGA